A portion of the Tamandua tetradactyla isolate mTamTet1 chromosome 16, mTamTet1.pri, whole genome shotgun sequence genome contains these proteins:
- the GRIK5 gene encoding glutamate receptor ionotropic, kainate 5 isoform X5: MVTTPSNRSPGGLCAPHHQSPWVGGPPAGGEWGPRQLRPHEEGRKMPAELLLLLIVAFASPSRQVLSSLRMAAILDDQTVCGRGERLALALAREQINGIIEVPAKARVEVDIFELQRDSQYETTDTMCQILPKGVVSVLGPSSSPASASTVSHICGEKEIPHIKVGPEETPRLQYLRFASVSLYPSNEDVSLAVSRILKSFNYPSASLICAKAECLLRLEELVRGFLISKETLSVRMLDDSRDPTPLLKEIRDDKVSTIIIDANASISHLILRKASELGMTSAFYKYILTTMDFPILHLDGIVEDSSNILGFSMFNTSHPFYPEFVRSLNMSWRENCEASTYPGPALCQTP, encoded by the exons ATGGTTACTACCCCCTCCAACAGGTCTCCAGGAGGGCTCTGTGCCCCGCATCACCAATCACCATGGGTCGGGGGTCCCCCTGCAGGTGGCGAGTGGGGGCCGCGGCAGCTGCGTCCCCATGAGGAGGGGAGGAAGATGCCGgctgagctgctgctgctgctgattgtTGCCTTTGCCAGCCCCAGTCGTCAGGTGCTCTCATCACTGCGCATGG CTGCAATCCTGGATGACCAGACAGTGTGTGGCCGTGGTGAGCGTCTGGCTCTGGCCCTGGCCCGGGAGCAGATCAACGGGATCATCGAGGTCCCAGCCAAGGCCCGAGTGGAAGTAGACATCTTTGAGCTGCAGCGGGACAGCCAGTACGAGACCACGGACACCA TGTGTCAGATCCTGCCCAAGGGGGTTGTGTCTGTCCTGGGGCCCTCGTCTAGCCCTGCATCTGCCTCCACCGTGAGCCATATCTGTGGGGAGAAGGAG ATCCCTCATATCAAGGTGGGTCCTGAGGAGACCCCCCGCCTTCAGTACCTGCGCTTTGCTTCTGTCAGCCTGTACCCTAGTAACGAGGACGTCAGCTTGGCTGTCTCCCGAATCCTCAAGTCCTTCAACTACCCCTCGGCCAGCCTCATCTGCGCCAAGGCTGAGT GCCTGCTGCGATTGGAGGAACTGGTGCGCGGCTTCCTCATCTCCAAGGAGACGCTGTCGGTGAGGATGCTGGACGACAGCCGGGACCCCACGCCGCTGCTCAAGGAGATCCGTGACGACAAGGTGTCCACCATCATCATCGATGCCAATGCGTCCATTTCTCACCTCATCCTCCGCAAG GCCTCGGAGCTGGGAATGACCTCGGCCTTTTACAAGTACATCCTCACCACCATG GACTTCCCCATTCTGCATCTGGATGGAATCGTCGAGGACTCCTCCAACATCCTGGGCTTCTCCATGTTCAATACCTCCCACCCTTTCTACCCTGAGTTTGTGCGCAGCCTCAACATGTCCTGGAGGGAGAACTGTGAAGCCAGCACCTACCCGGGCCCTGCG CTGTGCCAGACTCCTTGA